Within Oncorhynchus keta strain PuntledgeMale-10-30-2019 chromosome 30, Oket_V2, whole genome shotgun sequence, the genomic segment taccggccaccctagatccacttcagtttgcataccgccccaacaggttcACAGGCGAcgcaattgccatcacactgcccaatctcatctggacaaaaggaatacttatgtaagaatgctgttcgactacagctcagcattcaacaccatagtaccctccaagctcatcatcaagctggaggccctgggtctcaactagaggtcggccgatttcaagttttcataacaattggtaaTTTTGCCTTTCCTTTAAAAAAAtatctttatttaattaggcaagtcagttaaattcttgcgtcgagcaatcccgtatccgggagcgtaatcatagcctcaagctcattaccataacgcaacgttaactattcatgaaaatcgcaaatgaaattaaagaaatatattcactcacaagcttagccttttgttaacgacactgtcatctcagattttcaaaatatgcttttcaaccatagctacacaagcatttgtgtaagagtattgatagctagcatagcattaagcctagctttcagcaggcaacattttcacaaaaacaagaaaagcattcaaataaaataatttaccttttgaagaactttggatgttttcaatgaggagactctcagttagatagcaaatgttcatttttttccaaaaagattatttgtgtaggagaaatcgctctgttttgttcatcacgtttggctaagaaaaaaatgaaaattgAGTCATTACAacaccaaacttttttccaaattaactccataatatcgacagaaacatggcaagcgttgtttagaatcaatcctcaaggtgttttcacatatcttttcgatgataagtcactcgtggcagtttggtttctcctctgttcaaaatggaacaATGCACGCACCTGTTCAAAATGGAacaatgcacgcacctggagattacgcaatagtttcgacggaggacaccgagctgacacctggtaaatgtagtctcttatggtcaattttccaatgatatgcctacaaatacgtcacaatgctgcaaacaccttgagGAAAAGACAAAGTGTatgctcattccttgcgcattcacagccatataaggagacattcgAACACAGCTCCTCAAATctgtctcacttcctgtatgatatttcatcttggtttcgcctgtagcattatttctgtggcactcacagaccaTATCTtcgcagttttggaaacgtcagagtgttttctttccaaagctgtcaattatatgcatagtcgagcatcttttcgtgacaaatgttcccgttttaaacaagatattttttcatccaaaaatgaaatactgcccccagaggttcaagaggttaactgccttgttcaggggcagaacgacagatgtttaccttgtcagcccaGGGATTCAATCTCGCAACCTTagggttaactagtccaacgctctaaccacctgcctcacgaggagcccacCTGTTTctcgaatgcagtaagaagccaaggtaaattgctagcattaaacttaatccatcataatcactagttgtaactacacatggttgatattaatAGTtaatctagcgtgtcctgcgttgcatatagtCAATGCAGTGCGCATTCGCGAGAAAGGactcgttgctccaacgtgtacctaaccataaacaccaatgcctttcttaaaatcaatacacagaagtatatatttttaaaccaaaataattagctaaaagaaatccaggttagcaggcaatattaaccaggtgaaattgtcacttctctttcgttcattgcacgcagagtcggggtatatgcaacagtttgggcagcatggctcattgcgaactaatttgccagaattttatgtaattatgacataacattgaaggttgtgcaatgtaacaggaatatttagactgattaatgccacccgttagataaagtACGGAACGGTTCCGTCTTTCACCGAAAGAATAAAAGTCTTGTTTTCaagatgatagtttccagatttgaccatattaatgacctacggctcgcatttctgtgtgttataattaagtatatgatttgatagagcagtctgactgagcgacgGTAGGCACCaacaggctcataagcattcattcaaatggaactttcatgcgttttgccagcagctctgctgtttatgacttcaagcctatcaactcccgagatgaagCTGGTGTAatgatgtgatgtgaaatggctagctagttagaggcatgcgcgctaatagcgtttcaaacgtcactcgctctgagacttggagtagttgttccccttgctctgcaagggccacggcttttgtggagctatgggtaatgctgcttcgagggtggctgttgtctgtgttcctggttcgagcccaggttagaggcgaggagagggacggaagctatactgttacactggcaatactatagtgcctataagaacatccaatagtcaaaggtatatgaaatacaaatggtatagagagaaatagtcctataattcctataataactacaacctaaaacttcttacctgggaatattgaagactcgtgttaaaaggacccaccagctttcatattctgagcaaggaacttaaacgttagctttcttacatggcacatattgcactttttacttctccaacactttgtttttgctttatttaaaccaaattggacatgtttcattatttatttgaggctaaattgattttattgatgtataatattaagttaaaataagtgttcattcagtattgttgtaattgtcattattacaaagcCATTTTCAAAATCGGCCgattttaatcggtatcggcttttttttgtcccccaataatcggcatcggcgttgaaaaatcattatcggtcgacctctagtctcaaccccgctctgtgcaactgggtcctggtctgacgggccgcccccagtaGTGActgtaggaaacaacacctccactttgctaACCCTCAActctggggccccacaagggtgtgtgctcagtcccctcctgtacttccttttcacccacaactgcgtggccatgcacgcctccaactcaatcatcaagtttgcagactacacaacagtagtgggcttgattaccaactgCAAAGAGAGAGCCTGGTATACCCATCTACTGTCCGGAGAAGTCTGGTCAGAAGTGACCTTCATGGAAGACTTGCGGACAAAAATCCATTCCTCCGATGTGGAAACAAGGCCAAGCAACTCAACTATGCATGAAAACACAGGAACTGGGGTGCAGAAAAATGGCAGCAGGTGCCCTGGACTGATGAGTCAAATATTTGGCTGTAGCAGAAGGCAGCTTGTTTGCCGACGGGCTGGACAGTGGTACACGAATGAGGGTCTGCCATCAACAGTGAAGGATGGTGGAGGTTCCTTGCAGGTTTGGGGCTGCATTTCTGAAAATGGAGTTGAAGATTTGGTCAGAATTAATGGTCTCCTCAATGCTGAGAAGTACAGGCAGATACGTATCCATCATGCAATACCATCAGGGAGGCATCTGATTTGCCCCAAAATTATTCtgcagcatgacaacgaccccaaACAGTTCTTAATGACTTTCGCTGTATCTTCAGTGTAAAGAAGAACAAGTCCTGGAAGTGATGGTATATGGCCcccacaaagccctgatctcaacatcGAGTCTGTCTGGgattagaagagagagagagagaagcacctGAGGCTGCCAATATGTTTGGGCCAACCTACCTGCTTAGTTTCTTCAAACTGTGCAAGTGTTCCTAGAAGAATTCATGCTGTTTTAAGGCAAAAAGTGGTCACACAAAATAATATTGATTTTGATGTTGATTTTTCTTCTGGTAACTCACTTTGCATTTTGTTAATTGATAAATATAATCTATTAACATGTTTATTTTTGAAAGCATTCTTTACACCATTTTTTTTCACACCTGCCTTAAACTATTGcagtactgtatatattattttataaaaTTATACAACAGAAAACTAACTTTTAAAGGATCAATGACTCTGTGCTTTCTATGTTTGGCTTTGTGCAAGAGGGATTAATTCTGCATCTCTGGTGTTTAGGGCTGAGCTGGACAAGCTGAGAGGAGTGATCGATGGAGCCAAGCACTTAAAGATTGCTGCAGCCCGGCCATCTATCCTCGCTGCAGAGGAGAACCTTCACAGCATGGTGGTAGATCTGGACAGCGTGGTGACCAGGGTAAACTGGCCCTGTTTTACACTGTTAACACATGGGTTGCATTCCAACCTATTTCATATGCTGAAAAAGAGTTAACGCAACATGAAAGTGTTGTTCCCATTTTTTTCAATAGATCGAATCAAAGATCCCCGTTCCATaaccacaaaaagcttatttctcataTTTTGTGTACAAATtcgtttacatccctgttagtgagcatttctcctttgccaagataatccatctacctgacaggtgtggcatatcaataagctaatgaaacagcatgatcattacacaggtgcaccttgtgctggagacaagaCCACTATGTGCAGTTTTATCGCATAACACAAAGCcgcaagttttgagggagagtgcaatttacatgctgactgcaggaatttccaccagagctgttgccagcgAATTGAATGTtactttctctaccataagccatcaCCCAATGTCGtttttatagaatttggcagtacgtccagccggcctcacaactacagaccacatgtaacaacaccagCCCAGGACCGCCACATCTGGCTTggtcacctgtgggatcgtcggGGGGGGCTGCTAAGGAGTATTTCTCTCTTTCGTAAagtccttttgtggggaaaaactcattctcagtggctgggcctggctccccagtggctgggcctggctccccagtggctgggcctggctccccagtggctgggcctggctccccagtggctgggcctggctccccagtggctgtcCTTCTATgagctgtaactcagtaaaatctttgaaatggttgcttTTAtctttttgttgtgtgtgtgtatatatattagtgCACCACTCgcgtcaaatgtagtgcactacttgaagAATAGGGTGTTATTTTGGACACATACATGGAATGATCAATACTGTCTCTCTTACGTCATACTCTGCATACTTGTCTTTCTGGTTAGATGTCTGTTTAACCTATCATGGTGCATCGTTACTGCAGGTCCAGACAGCCCAGTCTGAGGCTAAGATTGTGTCCCAGTACAGCGAGCTGGTGAACGAGGCCAAGGCCCAGTTCCAGAAGGAGCTGAACAGCATCACTCCAGAGATCCAGGCCAACTGGAAGGGACTCAGTAAGTCAGCTTCACCCCTACATCTTACTCCCATTACCCACCCACATTTTAACAGTTCGGCTTTGCAGTAAGCCTTTGAAAAACTTTGCACAGCATCAATAACATGCTTAGGTTCAGTTAGTCTTTCTGCGACTCTTCTTCTCCTTGTCAACCATATTGGAGAAGGTTCAAGCCCCCCACCCTCGAGTTTTGAGATGAGAGGATGCAAGGAAATATAACTGGTTTAGGCCATAGAACCATGGAGAGAGGGGGGCACAGGATAAATCGGCTCTTAAATTCACGGACTGGCCTCGGCCGTCTCCCAGCAGGGAAGCTGACTCAAGATGACCTCAACTCCCTGATTGCTCATGCCCACCGACGCATTGACCAGCTGAACCGAGAGCTGGCTGAGCAGAGGGTGAGGGAGCAGATCCACATCGACTCTGCCCTAGAGCAGCAGAAGCTGGAGGACAAGAAGGCCCTGGAGGTGGCCATCTCCACCGCCCTGGAACACAACCGAGAACAGATGCGTCTGGAGCAGGAGAAGAAGGTTAGCTCAAGGGCCTTTCTTTATTTGTCTAAGGTCTTTGCCTTGTTACAGGGAAGCCTTCATCTGTTTTGATGGCTGGACTTTGCTACAACCTACTGTGCGAGGAAAGGAAATCTAGCTAAATGTATGCTCTGTTGGACACACGAGTAGAATGAGACCCATCTGTGTCCATCACCAGGTAGAGGAGACTCGGGAGGTGATGGAAGCAGAGATGCGGACCCAGCTGCGTAGGCAGGCTGCAGCACACACAGACCACCTGCGTGACGTCCTCAAGGTGCAGGAGCAGGAACTGCGCTCCGAGGCAGAGGAGGCAAGTATATCCATATTAAACATCCCATCTGTGACACATAACCACAGCCTATCAAACATCCTTCATATTGAAATCCAGGAGATAAGTTTAGCCATCCAACAAACCAGTTTATTCATTGTTTTGAGTGCTTGTCACTGCTACAGCTGAACTACTTCCTGTTAATATTTAACAATGCAAACATTAAGAACCCTTAAAATCATACTGAATGAACATGATTTTAATTGTCTCCAGATCCTGAACAGCTCGTTgatggagaaggagacagagtACCGTCGTCTGACACAGGACCAACTGGACAGCTTCACCCTGGACATGAGTGCAGCTTACGCCAGGCTCAAGGGCATGGAGGAGGCCATTGACAGTGAGTGAGACAGACACACGCTTTTGTGGTGGGTTCTGTACGAGATACTAAAGTGTAGTCATGTTACCCTACAGGTCATGTTATAGCAGAGGAGGAGGCCCGTAAGGCCCATCAGCTGTGGCTCTCAGTGGAGGCTCTGAACTACACTCTGAAGACTGCTGCCCTAAACGACCCCACCGAGCCCCTAGAGGGCGCCGTGCAGGCGATCAAGGAGAGCTGTGCCGAGGATGAGTTTGCCCAGGCCCTGGCCACTGCCTTGCCCTCAGAATCACTCAGCCGAGGCGTCTACAGCGAGGCCTCTCTCCGCGCCCGCTTCTACGCCATCCGCCAGCTGGCCCGCCGTGTGGCCCTGATTGACGAGACCCGCAACAGCCTCTACCAGTACTTCCTATCCTACCTGCAGGCCATGCTGCTCTTTGAGAAGGCACAGGAGGCTCCCCCCGCCAAGCTGTCTGCCGAAGATCTCGACACATTCAAGCTGCTCTCCTACGCTGCCTACAGCCTGGAGCATGGAGACCTGGAGTTGGCCGCCAAGCTTGTCAACCAGCTGAAGGGTGAGTCGCGCAGGGTGGCTCAGGACTGGCTCAAAGAGGCCCGGCTCACACTAGAAACGAAACAGGTGGTCAGCCTCCTGTCTGCATACGCCAATGCAGTGGGGTTGGGCACTACCATGGCGCCTTAGCTGAGTCCAGGTCATGGGAGTGTCCCCATCTGCATCAACAGCAAGCTCTGCCCTCTCCATGAGGAGTTAATTTATGAATAGAGGAAATCTTTTTGAAGCACCACTATACCACTGATGGGTGTATCCCAGAAATGTATTAAAACATGCCCTTTCTTTAGAACCTTCCCAAGCATCTACAAGAAAATGACTTACTGAGTAGTACTAATGCGTTTGATGCAGGTGTAATGGATGAGATCCCTCACTGGGTGTGCTGTTTAcgtcagtggttcccaactccagtaaCCCCAGACACTCACCTGAAAgcttgacaagttgaatcaggtgagtttgtctggggctacaacaaaatgtgtactgttgaa encodes:
- the immt gene encoding MICOS complex subunit MIC60 isoform X2, translated to MLRVCLKGANSAARKCLCGNGVPLHPLQQCRSYTSGGSGSSAGKIVAASVFTVGGGVGGTILYANWDPKFRANVEKSIPYSDQLFGLALGPAAPPPVINKPRKVEPVQISSMSEVWKDSKHPKAKEVEKKAEQPDAEGPPAPAPQETLEEASAQVAQILSAIGEVPSVPAPGTHEAEAVPPPAALKGVPAAAAKCTECEHEPAVKERPEGEVAARLAEQDKAEQDLLTSLSSNLEDALGSTAKVTLQAIGAQEAALQAIAQHTRQLREAMEAEAPPDKKSTQWRVLEDALSERSRSVDEAGAAVLKAKAELDKLRGVIDGAKHLKIAAARPSILAAEENLHSMVVDLDSVVTRVQTAQSEAKIVSQYSELVNEAKAQFQKELNSITPEIQANWKGLRKLTQDDLNSLIAHAHRRIDQLNRELAEQRVREQIHIDSALEQQKLEDKKALEVAISTALEHNREQMRLEQEKKVEETREVMEAEMRTQLRRQAAAHTDHLRDVLKVQEQELRSEAEEILNSSLMEKETEYRRLTQDQLDSFTLDMSAAYARLKGMEEAIDSHVIAEEEARKAHQLWLSVEALNYTLKTAALNDPTEPLEGAVQAIKESCAEDEFAQALATALPSESLSRGVYSEASLRARFYAIRQLARRVALIDETRNSLYQYFLSYLQAMLLFEKAQEAPPAKLSAEDLDTFKLLSYAAYSLEHGDLELAAKLVNQLKGESRRVAQDWLKEARLTLETKQVVSLLSAYANAVGLGTTMAP
- the immt gene encoding MICOS complex subunit MIC60 isoform X1, which produces MLRVCLKGANSAARKCLCGNGVPLHPLQQCRSYTSGGSGSSAGKIVAASVFTVGGGVGGTILYANWDPKFRANVEKSIPYSDQLFGLALGPAAPPPVINKPRKVEPVQISSMSEVWKDSKHPKAKEVEKKAEQPDAEGPPAPAPQETLEEASAQVAQILSAIGEVPSVPAPGTHEAEAVPPPAALKGVPAAAAKCTECEHEPAVKERPEGEVAARLAEQDKAEQDLLTSLSSNLEDALGSTAKVTLQAIGAQEAALQAIAQHTRQLREAMEAEAPPDKKSTQWRVLEDALSERSRSVDEAGAAVLKAKAELDKLRGVIDGAKHLKIAAARPSILAAEENLHSMVVDLDSVVTRVQTAQSEAKIVSQYSELVNEAKAQFQKELNSITPEIQANWKGLTGKLTQDDLNSLIAHAHRRIDQLNRELAEQRVREQIHIDSALEQQKLEDKKALEVAISTALEHNREQMRLEQEKKVEETREVMEAEMRTQLRRQAAAHTDHLRDVLKVQEQELRSEAEEILNSSLMEKETEYRRLTQDQLDSFTLDMSAAYARLKGMEEAIDSHVIAEEEARKAHQLWLSVEALNYTLKTAALNDPTEPLEGAVQAIKESCAEDEFAQALATALPSESLSRGVYSEASLRARFYAIRQLARRVALIDETRNSLYQYFLSYLQAMLLFEKAQEAPPAKLSAEDLDTFKLLSYAAYSLEHGDLELAAKLVNQLKGESRRVAQDWLKEARLTLETKQVVSLLSAYANAVGLGTTMAP
- the immt gene encoding MICOS complex subunit MIC60 isoform X3, translating into MLRVCLKGANSAARKCLCGNGVPLHPLQQCRSYTSGGSGSSAGKIVAASVFTVGGGVGGTILYANWDPKFRANVEKSIPYSDQLFGLALGPAAPPPVINKPRKVEPVQISSMSEVWKDSKHPKAKEVEKKAEQPDAEGPPAPAPQETLEAAAKCTECEHEPAVKERPEGEVAARLAEQDKAEQDLLTSLSSNLEDALGSTAKVTLQAIGAQEAALQAIAQHTRQLREAMEAEAPPDKKSTQWRVLEDALSERSRSVDEAGAAVLKAKAELDKLRGVIDGAKHLKIAAARPSILAAEENLHSMVVDLDSVVTRVQTAQSEAKIVSQYSELVNEAKAQFQKELNSITPEIQANWKGLTGKLTQDDLNSLIAHAHRRIDQLNRELAEQRVREQIHIDSALEQQKLEDKKALEVAISTALEHNREQMRLEQEKKVEETREVMEAEMRTQLRRQAAAHTDHLRDVLKVQEQELRSEAEEILNSSLMEKETEYRRLTQDQLDSFTLDMSAAYARLKGMEEAIDSHVIAEEEARKAHQLWLSVEALNYTLKTAALNDPTEPLEGAVQAIKESCAEDEFAQALATALPSESLSRGVYSEASLRARFYAIRQLARRVALIDETRNSLYQYFLSYLQAMLLFEKAQEAPPAKLSAEDLDTFKLLSYAAYSLEHGDLELAAKLVNQLKGESRRVAQDWLKEARLTLETKQVVSLLSAYANAVGLGTTMAP